One genomic window of Sebaldella sp. S0638 includes the following:
- a CDS encoding serine kinase has product MYLYLIEHNIKINEFYEGKIIGIVSTREKAEKIVKEYERKKGFKEHKNDFKIKKIELDKDYYGNGFKSWYKKGDE; this is encoded by the coding sequence ATGTATTTATATTTAATAGAACATAATATAAAAATTAATGAATTTTATGAAGGGAAAATAATTGGGATAGTTTCTACCAGAGAAAAAGCAGAAAAAATAGTAAAAGAATATGAGAGAAAGAAGGGATTTAAAGAACACAAAAATGATTTTAAGATAAAAAAAATAGAGTTAGACAAAGATTATTACGGAAATGGTTTTAAATCTTGGTATAAAAAGGGAGATGAGTAG